The region ctcaCATTTCCGTAGAAAACCCCCAAGGCGCACCGGTGTAGCTCCCAGACAATATTGCACACCTGCTGGTCTTTCCTCTCCGGTCTGCTTCGTGCAAAGGGATCCCGACGAACAGACGCCGCCTCGAGCGACGCGAACGTCTGGGAACCCGGTTCGGAGTTTTCTCCCGGAGGTAGCGGGCCCCTCCGCGGCGGCCTCGGGGAGCGAGCCCCTCCGCCCCGTCCCGGCCGGTGGGGACGCCACCGGTCCCTTCCCCGGGGTGCGCCGAGTCCCCCTCCGGGCGCCCGGATCTGCCGACGACCACCTGCCCCCTCCGGAACTCGGCCGGCCACGAGCCGGGCGGTCGGGAGAACGGCCGGGGCCGCACCTCGCTCGGGGGATCGGAGGTCGGGGGAAAAGAACGGCTCCGGGCGGGATACGTGAGCACCACGTAAAGTACATGAAGGAAAAACCACCACGAGCTAATGGTTAAAGGGATTACTACCACACCTTTACTAGACTGTCTCTACCAAAAAACAcggtattattttcattttttgttttttcactcCCGAAGCTTACGGACTCAGGGCGCTCTGACTTCGGCTGCAAGAaacagaggagagggggagaatttTCAGCAGGGGCCTCTATTCTGAAatcgtgtctgtgtgtgtctgggggtgtGTCTGAGCAGGTGAACAGGACACGAGAGCCACTTCTGCCATCCTCAGGTCCGCTCGCGCGCGTCGGATCCCGGACTGAGCTCTGCCCAACCGAGTCGCCGCGACCCTCTCCAAGCTCCCGGAGgcagcggccccgggccggggcggtgctcgagaggcgggagagggagaCCGGTTCCTCCACTGGCCTTCGCTCGCCTCCTCGACCCGAgcgcggggccccggcccgggtcCGGCCCATCGGAGATCTCCGTATGGAAAGTTTTCTCCGGCTTGAGTCCCGCCGGCCTGAAAGCGGGAGCAAGTTAGGAACGAGTCCCATCCGTTTCTACCCCGGGCTTTCTAGCGCCCTGACCCTACGTCATCTTGAAGAGCAGAGAGAtgggggtgaggcggggggagACCCCTCCGTTAGCCtacagagctgggatgggagaaGCACTCTGAGTTCTGCCTAACCCTACCAGTCAGCAGAAGGGAGCGCTTCTCGGCAGGTGCTAAATGAACGTGTTTAAGcatccggccgccccccgccaacACTGCGGAAGACGGCCTAAGGCAATGGACTCCATTTCTGGGGGGGAATGGAAGTGTGCAAAAAAGCTCAAAGCGGCTCCACGCCCGCCCGCCGTCCTAGAACGgagccctcccgccccgccggcccaagGGCCGATGACCGTGGAGACGGCTGGGAATAAAAGAACGGacgactcccctcccccctccccgggcatgGTCTCGGACCCCCGACGAGGACAGCCCCTTGCTCCGGGAGAACCGCAAGCGCCAAATACGACGACGTTCGGGACGACGAGCCGAGACTTCAGGGAAGGACGCCTCCCCGATCCTCCCCCCGGCCTCGAGGGTCAccggcgggggtgtgtgtgtgcgtgtgtgtgtgtgtgtgtgtttgttgggggaggggagggtgtttttcctcctgccccgCTGTCAAGCTGTTCGGGGGTGGAGGTGGTCCGTGCGTGGGCCCTCGGGGCCCcggagggaagggcgggaggcGGGCACGGGCTCAGTTAGTCTCgtaggaggagagcagggccGCGTCCACAGGCTCCATGCACGAGGGGCAGGTGAAGGACCTCATGAGCCAGTCGTCGATGCAGTCCAGGTGGTAAATGTGCATGCAGGGCAGGAACCGGATCGGGTCCCCGTACACAAAGTCCATCATACAGATCACGCACCtgcggcggggagacagacagagcgcCGGGGAGGGCCGTCAGAGACCGGCTAAATCACAGTAATCATAAAGACGGCAtctgttgagggcttaccatgtgccgggcaccctactaagcgctggggtggatgcacgcgagccgggttggacacaatccctctcccacgtggggctcaccgtctcaatccccattttacagatgagggaactgaggcccagggaagtgaagcgacctgtccaaggtcacatagctccCGGACCATGAGCccgtcgtggtcagggaacgtgtctgtttactgtcgtaccgtacactcccaagggcttaggacaatgctctgcacatagtaataataacgatggcattcgttaagcgcttactatgtgcaaagcactgttctaagcgctgggggaggttacaaggtgatcaggttgtcccacgtggggctcaccgtcttcataaccatttcccagatgaggtcactgaggcacagagaagtgaagtgacttgcccaaagccacacagctgacaagcggctgagccgggatttgaacccaagcccgtgctctttccaccgagccacgctgcttctctagacagcgagcgtgttgtgggcagggaatgtgcctattgttttgtacgttgaactctcccaagcgcttagcacagtgccctgcacacagtaagtgctcagtcaacacGACTGATTGATCCCATCCTGGTGCTGCTTTCCGGCAGCCTTCCCCAGGCCGCTCTGGGCTCCGGCTTAGAAATCCCCTCTTAACGGCCGCTCCCGAGGAAATCTTTTGCCTCCTCGGGCAGGTGGGAGGCGGTCCGGGCGGGGAGACCCGCCTGCGAGCCCGggtcctcccggctcccggcccctcagcacttacgtccccatctgtaattcatttaattcTATTCACGTCcatcatccccctctagactgtcagctcgctgagggcagggaacgggcctgttctactgttctcttagtacagtgttccgcacacagtaagcgcttgataaattccATCGACCGCGCGACCCCCGCGGGGGCGTCCACTTACTCGCGGATCTTCTTCTCCGAGCCGTCTCTGCCGGGGTCGTAAACCCCCTTGGGCAGGTGCTGTATGAGGCCGATCCTCTGCGCTATCCGGATCTGCTCCTCCTCCGTCAGTTGGGTGGCGAGCCGCGTCTGGCTGGGCGTCGGATGGTACACGGGAACCGCCACTTGTTCCTGCACACAACCGGAAAAGGGGTTACCCTGCCGGGAGCGCCCAAGGCTCGGCCTCGGCCACGCCGCGCGTTCCTTGGGGCCGACTACcccggcagagggcaggggggcgATGCGCAGTAGGGCGGCCCGTACAGAGGCCGGGCAGGTGTCCCAGCTAGGCTCCCCGAGCACGCCGCATAGGTGCAATCTGGTTTTCCAAGGCAAATACTTTCCTTCCGGAAAatgttcttctcctgctcctaatCATggcgtttgctaagcacttactatgtgccaggccctgaatttagcgctggggtggattcaagcagattgggtggggcacagttcctgccctacatagggtttaaagtctcaatccccattttacagatggggtaactgaggcccagagaagtgaaataactagcccagggccacagagcagaccagtggcggagccaggattagaacccatgacctgaatcccaggcccgtgctctacccactgggccgtgctgcttcccctgtccctcctctgcCAGCTCCTAACCTCTCTACCGGCAGATCTCgctccccaccgccctccccacccgGGGGCCCCGGGAGCGGGCGGCCtgcggggcagggaagaggggcgGTGGGGCCGCCAATCCCCTTCCGTCCGCCCTCCCGACCGACGCCGCGGTCAGCATCAACGGTCTGGTCTGTCCAGGTGCCCGGTTTCCGTCCCCCTTCAGACTTTGTGGTCCTGGGCTTGGAACgcttcctgcctcccttcctccctcccggcctgtTTCCTCCGTGTGCGCTCCGAGAGCGGCAGCCAAAGCGGCATTGGCTGGAAGCCTCCAACGGTGTGGACGGAGTGGTCCGACACCGCCCAAGctcacgcgcgcgcgcgcacgcacgCACTCTCCCTCCCTCGTCCGTCCGATCCAGCCGAGGAGCCCTACCCAGCCGAGGGGCCCGATGCCCGCCGCGGGGCCCGTTTGGACGTGTTCGGCTCTCCGGGGCCGTGAGGGGAACGGCGGGGGCCAACTCCCCCAGAACACCCGCCCCTCGCGACGGGCCGCGAGACGGTCACCGCTCGGCCGGGGCCGCCCGAGGTCCGGCCCGGGGAACTCGGTCCGCCCGAGCCCACGGACAGAGCGAGTTCCTCCTTCGCTTTGGAAAGCTACCGTACCAACCCAATCTGCCAGGCCGGGCCCGCGGGGGGGCTGTCGCCTTTCCAGAGCGGCCGCTATCAGCGCCTCGCAGGCGGCCTAATCGACTGCGGGCATCTGGAAGGGTCGCCCTGGGTCCGGCCGGCCGCCTCGTCCTCGGTCACCCTGCCGCGGCCCAGGCCGGATGGCAACAAGAACAAAATGCTTTCCCAACTCTCCACTGCAGACACACCTAATAGCAGGGTCCACCTTCGGATCAAAATAGATGCACCGCGCACATGCGTGCACGCACACAAAGGGGGCTACAGATGGCTACAAGCGAccgttaagaccgtgagtcctttgtggggcagtgactgtgtccaatctgattagcttggctctactccagcgctcagtatagtacctgaaacacagtaagggcttaaccagtaccacaattattattatggtcacgaCTTTGCCCTGGGCGTCCCGGGGCCCGCTGGCCGGCTCGTGGTCGGGCGTGTGTTTGGGAAGAGCGAGATGGAAGCCTCTGGCAGACGGCCCCCTGACCCGGAAGCCCTGCAGACTGCCTGGcacggggagggagacagagagcgctcaataaatacgactgaatgaacgagaacCTCCAGGGAGATCCCCGCCTCTGATCAACCAGCCCCAACCCGCTCCGGGgcagtcctgggggggggggcccgttcAAGTTTCCAATTGTTAGGAAGCTCTGACGGACTGAATGCGGCATCCTCGAGGCCCCTACAGGTCCCCTGGACCGCCGGACACACTGGGTTCTAAACTTTACCTCTTACGTTGGTATCGTCTTCcgattatttcccctctcctccggtATCTCCCACACCCATCCCTGCCCCTGGAGGGACGGGTAGTGCGCTGAACTCTCATCcaggtgggtttttttcctcccagcacacagcgcttaataatGACAACTACTTCTacaacgacaacaacaacaacaacgtgATCTTCGTCACCCTTGCGGGTCCTCAGCAAGACGGGATAGATTTCTAAACACCCACTGTTCCGTCTGGTGGAATGGCTTGCTTCTCCTGCTGCACCCCTCTTGTCCACATCTCTGCGGATCGATCAGTctttatggagcatttattgggtgcggAGGACTATGCtacagcactcgggagaggacgatacgacagGGTCGGTCGACGTGTCCCCTGCCTTacggtgggctcacagcctacaggGGCCATCCGACaagatgagcagtgtggcctagtggatagagcagaggcctgggagtccgaaggactctGCCGGCGGTCGGCAGTAGGAGCTCGGCCAAGTGACTTAATCTGCCTCATTTAccgcatccggaaaatggggattaagactgtgagccctaagtgggacagggacagtgaccaacctgattaggacgtagctaccccagcgcttagtagagtgcctggcacataataagtacttagcaaatacatataaggaaaaaggggggaaaaaaaaccccttccctgTTCATGGAACTTGGCAAAACACTGTGTTTTGGGGGAGAGACGGCGGGGAAGGTTGAGGCAAGACAGGAGGCTAACTCGAACCCTaatcctctccccgacttcttcACATTTGGCAGCacactgttctccccaccttcaaagccttcctgaaatcacgTCTCCAGGGAGCCTTCTGGGACTCAATCTTCCCACCCTCTATCCCccacagtcaatagtatttattgagcactcactcttaCATTTATTGCGCACTacgacagtcacattccctgcccacaatgagcttacggtctaggggggaaGCGGACATtcacagaaatcaataaattacagttatactCCCTCCCGGCTCTAGATCTCCCTGCCGAgtggagcacggcctagtggaaggaacccaggacgggcagtcaggaaacccagggcaccggggttcccatcccggctctgccgttcagctgccttctttgtgcctcagcgtcttcgtctgtaaaatggggattcactacctggtctccctcctgtttcgaatgtgagcctcatgtggaatggggactgggtctgatctgatcaccCGCCTTCCCCGctgcttagcccagggcttgatgcacagtaacaataataataactatttttattattactgtggtatgtaagcgctcactaagtgccaagcactgcattcagTGCGATCCAAAAtcagcaggtcagacacaatctctctccctcatggCACTCCCAGTCTAGTAAGTACTGAACGAAGACCACAGATTATTATcatcagcgctcagcacagtgctctgcacccaagagacGCTCAAGAACGTGAATAACCCATTTCTGAGCCCCCCCCGGCAGGTGGTAATCCTTGCATCGAGCCTGCCCTAACGGCCACCACACAGTACTCGCCGAGAATGTGGCAGGCGGCTCCTGGCAGCCAATCGATCCGTCGGTGGTGTTACCTGagtcctactgtgtgccgagcaccgtactgagcactcagggGAGGGCAACGCAGGTGAGTCGACCGACgcaatccttgcccacgaggagaagcagcatggtgtagtggactgagcacgggcctgggagtcagaaggtcatgggttctaatcccggctctgccacttgtcagctgtgtgactgtgcgcaagtcacttcacttctctgtgcctcagttacctcatctgtcaaatggggattaactgtgagcctcatgtgggacaacctgatgaccctgtgtctcccccagcgcttagaacagtgctcggcacatggtaagcgcttaacaaataccaacattattattaatcccggctccgacactcgtccgctgtgcgaccttgggcaattcacttcactgggcctcagttacctcatctgtgaaggggggatcgagactgtgagccccaagtgggacagcgattgtgtccaacccgattagcttgtcttgcacccggcgcttagtacagcgcctggcacctagtaagcgcttaacaggtaccacggtttattattattattactatggaaatCACGGTCTCAGAGGGGCCAGtgcgaaggctttggggccactCAGAGAGGTTGCTCTTATTCTCCTTGACCGGccatgggggaaggggagtctgGCACCCAGCGGGCAGGGGAGGGTGAAGGTGTTGGCCCGTCCGAGCCTCAGGCTGAATGCCAAGATTAAATGTCAGGGCTGCCGGTTTGAAATTCCGTCGGTGAGGGGGTCGCGGGGGAGGGGCAGCGAAGTTGAGCCCTTCACCGGCAGATCCCAAACCCGACTGCAGatggttcattcaatcctatttattgagcagagcaccgtactaagcgctcgggctgCAGCGGGCCCCGACACAAGGTGCAGCGCTTTAGGCCGCACGCACGGCTCCGGCCATCCCTGCGCGCTAGGCTAACGTTTCTCCGTGAGAAGTGGGCCGGATCCCTGGAAAACGAGGGGGCTGCTGTTGGCTAGGTGGTCCCGGGTCTGGAGAACGCAGTCTGGCCGGCGGGAGCCCGTTCCTCGAACccgggagaagcggcgcggcctggtggatagaccgcgggctgggagcggggaggccctgggttctaaaacccggctccaccgcttgtctgctgtagacaagtcacttggcttctctgggactcagatccctcatctgtaaaatggggattaagagtgtgagccccacgtgggacacggactgtggctaacctcattagcttatatctaccccagtgcttagaccagtgcctagcacgtaacaagcacttaaaaaatgccatttaaaagaagaGGATGCGGGTCCCCAAAGTCTTCAAGACTGCCGTGGTTTTTGTGCAGCACGTTTAACTCTTCATTTTAAGTCCACCTCCGGcttgcgctctacccactaggccacgctgcttctccccagcgcttccccGGGCACTAGAACCGAGAGGCTGCTGCTGAGAGGCGAGAGCCACCCCGGTCCGTGCCAGCTCCCGCCCCGCTCGGGGGACGGCCTCCGCCAGCCGGCCCGTCACCTGCCCGGGGAGTGGGGGATTGGCGATTCGGGGTGCCAGCCCCTGAACCTGAGCCCCGCCACCTCTGAACAGAACGCGTCGCCGCTAACGCCGGAAAGGGATCGTGTCCAGGACAGTCCCCGGAGGCTCGCTTTACATGGACATGGTTTGTGGCTGCCCCTGGTGACCGGCTCCCCCCTCGAGTCATCCGGGGGCAAGGCTGAGCCCGAGGACCGGACCGGGGCCCGGATCACCGTCCTCGCGCCGCCGGCTGCCCCGGGCTATTTTTGGAGCGCCCGTCCCCCTTGGCACGACCCACTTTGGCCCCTCCGGACGCCGAgggccccctgcccttcccccctcccttctccggaGCCTTCGCTCTTTCCGTCTCGGATTCTCTCGAAGCTCACATCCCCTCCTATCTGAGGCGGACCCTGGGGCCGTGCCCGCGCCCAAGCAGGTGACTTTTGGCGCACCTGCCTCTCCCGCCCCGTGAGGagcggcgggggctgggggaaaggccacgggactgggagtcgggagacctcgGTTCCGATCTCGCCTCCgacgcctgtctgctgtgtgacccgatgTGAGTCGATCGCTCGGTTTTATCTgtcgagtgcttagtgtgcgcggagcgctgtactaagcgctcgggagagtacagtctaacacggtcggaagacacgttcccaatccccaacgagcttacagtctagccacttagtttctctgggccacggtttcCTCGCTGGCacgatggggattaaacacccgttctccctcctgactttgactgtgagtcctgttgtccaacagggattgtgtccaacttgataatcttgcctccgccccagcgcttagcccagtgcttggcacacggtaagcgcgttttttttgtggtatttgttaagcgcttactatgtgcgaggcactattctaagcattggggaagattcaagctaatcaggcctacatggggctctcagtcttaatccccattttatcgacgcggtaactgaggcccagtgaagtgactcgtccaaggtcacacagaagagagcacttcacaaacaccacaatttacTAACGGGGTTGATATCGTTTTCGTAAAGACGGAGTGGAGTGGGAGTTTCCGCCCGaagcttccccacccctcagtcgGGCATGACGTCTTCCTGGAGGGCGACGGCGCTCGGATCCGTGTCCTTTGGGCATCTGGGattcgctccaccctcaaccccacggcccttatgtaaatatctataaggTATATATtgtaactgatttatttatattaacgcctgcctccccctctagactgtaggctcatcaggaagcagcacggcctaccgcataagagcctgggcccgggaggcagaaggacgtgggttctaatgtgccacttgtctgccgtgtgaccttgggtaacttcacatcctctgggcctcagtgatttcacctgtaaaacggggatgaagaccgcgagtctcctgtgggacagggatcgggtccagcctgactagctcgtatctaccctagcgctcagtcaACTGCCTGCCGCGCAGTAAGGGCTTgaaaaccataaaaataaagagagGACGTCCGTGTCCTCAATACGGCAATACCGGGAGCCTCTGGTTGCTGTGGCAACCACAACTTTCAATTTCCTCTTGGGCTTCTACATTCTCTACCAAaataagtcagggagagggcccgGCGGCAGACACGCAAGGAGCGCTTACTCTCAAACGTAAAAGATGAGGGTGAATCCGGAAACCAACGAGGGCGATGAgagtgactgtggtattttgcTAAGCGTTTCCTACGTACCAAGCTCcacactaagcgccggggtaggtgtaAGACTAGACGCCCGATGTGGTAGAggagccagagcttagaacggtgcctggcacgtaggaagggcCCAACGAATGGCATCGAACGGAGGGGTCTGGGGCCGGAGGgcggatggagggagaggagcctgCCCCGGCCGGACAAGGCCGTCTGGTCCCGCTTCCTAGGGCGGGTCGCTTGCGGAAATCTGGGGAGACCCTCGACGGGGAGGGTCAGGAGCCGGCCCCACCACCCAGGGGATGACCGGGAAGATGGCAGCGGCGTCCCTGGCCCTGGCAGCGGCCGGCAAGCTTTCAGGAGGCATTTCTGAGAGGACGCCCACCTCCCACGCGCGATTCCCAAGCTACTGTTTACTTGGGGGAGGGTTGGAATTCGCCAAGGACGGGAGGGGAACCACAGCGTCCAAGCCCTCACTCGCCCGGCCCAAGAACGGTCAGCAGTGgagggagctcgggcctgggagtcagaggacctgggttctgatcccgcttctgccactccctggttgggtgacctggggttgcttctctgtgcctcggtttcctcttctgcaaaatggggattcgatcttttttttcccctctctttttaaCGGTACCCgttagctgcttactatgtgccacgcaccgtaatAAGCAaaggggtaagatacaaggtaacgaggttggACGGAGTCacgttcttaacccccattttacaggtgagggaactgaggcacagagaagtgaagcgacttgcccggggtcacacggcaggcaaggggcggagccgggattagaacctgggtccttctaactcccgggcctgggttctacccactaggccatgctgcttcgccctCCTACAAgacccctgttccccctcctactcagactgtgagccccgcgtgggtccTGAGGGTCTCGTATCTTCCccggagcttactacagtgcctgccacatagtgagcgcttaacaagtaccataatttttattattattattattattactgggtcacCACGCGGGAGGGCCTATCATAGCCTCGTCCCAGGGGCAGGGTGGAGACGGATATCAGAAGCACGCAGAGGAGGCTACCTCTCTGCGGCCTTCCAGCAGAAGTTTTCGAAGCCTTCCGGGGGAGCTGCCCGCTTCCCGAGCAGGAAATGGCACCGTGGCATTCCGGGAAATGGAGACCGATTCCCGCAGCGCCTCTCCCCTGTAGGCCCTGGGCCCCTCCTCCACCGGGAGCTCTGGGTGACCGTTTCCAGAATTCACAAGACCCAAAATTCATGTGCCCACACGGCAGTCACCACATCCTGTGGGTTGAAGAGAACCACCAAGCTCTGCGACAGCACCCCTCAACCCCATCTCTTCAA is a window of Ornithorhynchus anatinus isolate Pmale09 chromosome 18, mOrnAna1.pri.v4, whole genome shotgun sequence DNA encoding:
- the RNF11 gene encoding RING finger protein 11, which produces MGNCLKSPTSDDISLLHESQSDRASFGDGTEPDQEPPPPYQEQVAVPVYHPTPSQTRLATQLTEEEQIRIAQRIGLIQHLPKGVYDPGRDGSEKKIRECVICMMDFVYGDPIRFLPCMHIYHLDCIDDWLMRSFTCPSCMEPVDAALLSSYETN